The following is a genomic window from Deltaproteobacteria bacterium PRO3.
GACCTCGATCTCTCGTACCGCGCGCAGCTCAAGGGCTGGAAATTTCTCTACGTCCCCGAGGTGGTCGTGCCCGCCGAGCTTCCCGTCGACATGAACGGCTTCAAGGCCCAGCAGCATCGTTGGGCCAAGGGCTCCATTCAGACCGCCAAGAAGCTCATGCCGCGCATCTGGCGCAGCGCCCTGTCGCCGCGGGTCAAGATGGAGGCCAGCTTTCACCTGCTCAACAACTTCGCCTACGTCCTGATGGTGGTGCTGTCCTTCTGCATGCCGCTCTCGCTCTACCTGCGCCACCAGCTGCGCCTGCAGTCGATCCTGTGGATCGACCTGCCGGTCTTCCTGCTAGCGACGGTCTCGATCGCGTCCTTCTACGTCTGTTCGCAGAAGGAAATCTATCCGGATTGGAAGAGCCGCCTGCTGTATCTGCCGCTCAACATCGCGCTCGGCATCGGCCTCGCCATCAACAACACCAAGGCGGTCTTCGAGGCCCTCTTCAACCGGCAGAGCGAGTTCACCCGCACGGCAAAATACGCAATCGCCAAGCGCTCCGACGCCTGGCAGCACAAAAAATACCGCAGCTCCTTCGGCGTCATCACCTTGGTCGAAGTCTTCCTCGGCCTGTATTTTTCCTTGGCCGTCGTCTACGCCTTCGCCCACGGTCTGTGGATGTCCCTGTACAGTTTGCTCTTCTTCCAAATCGGCTTTTTCTACGTCGGTTTTCTCTCGTTATTTCAAGGCCGTCCCAACGTAGCCCTCGCGCCTTCCTTGAGTGCGCC
Proteins encoded in this region:
- a CDS encoding glycosyltransferase; amino-acid sequence: MELFSFLLLGIYFFILAILAIFGLHRYYLTYLYYKHKERLPQDVPAFDALPRVPFVTVQLPIYNEKYVVQRLVQQICALDYPRDRLEIQLLDDSTDETQEIAKAVVREYRDLGQPIVYLHRSNRKGFKAGALDEGLKVAQGELIAVFDADFLPEPDFLKRMVPYFFARRKYGMVQARWGHLNQDYSLMTQAQSILLDGHFVIEHTARNRSGRFFNFNGTAGIWDRRCIEAAGGWHYDTLTEDLDLSYRAQLKGWKFLYVPEVVVPAELPVDMNGFKAQQHRWAKGSIQTAKKLMPRIWRSALSPRVKMEASFHLLNNFAYVLMVVLSFCMPLSLYLRHQLRLQSILWIDLPVFLLATVSIASFYVCSQKEIYPDWKSRLLYLPLNIALGIGLAINNTKAVFEALFNRQSEFTRTAKYAIAKRSDAWQHKKYRSSFGVITLVEVFLGLYFSLAVVYAFAHGLWMSLYSLLFFQIGFFYVGFLSLFQGRPNVALAPSLSAPSVTVD